Part of the Lotus japonicus ecotype B-129 chromosome 6, LjGifu_v1.2 genome, AGTAAGAAccaaaatgttttaattttaaagttcTGATTTTTAGTGTGTGCTATTGTTACCCTTAAAATGATTATTTTGAATTTGATGATCTCATGCAGGTTTGTGCCTCAGCTCAAGATTTTATCCAACAATTACCAAAATTTGACAAGGAGTTAACAAAGAAACAAGAAGATGCAGAGAGTGCAGGGGAAGTGAGTAACTAGACCGCATTCTGCATGCAATCTAAATTAAACTATAAGAAATAATAGTTACATTATGTCTTCACCCACGCATTAAGTATCATTCAacattatttcaaaataaaaagcaTAAGCTCCCTTTTATTTGATATAAAATTTTAGGCTAGCTACAAGCTCAACTTATTCTACTCAGAATTCAAATAGAGATAAATTTTTTAAGGGATTTTTAAAAAAGTGTGTCGCCCAGCGAGACCCCTAAAATTCAAGAAGATCTCTATATCATGCTAAGAGCGAATTATACTAGTGAATCAGACACCATATCTTTCACTTAAAACTCACTTCCTTTCTCATTAAATGTGAgatttcttactcacacttggtATCCCAAGAATGCGGGGAGGTGATTGTGGGATTTCCTGCTCTTGTATGTTTTGCCATATATGTTTACATGATTAATTAGTTTTTCCATGATAAAGACATTTTATTCATTGTATAAATAAACATTTGTTGTATCTTTATGTTTGAAGGTGTTGAGATACGTGGGAGTTGTAGACGTGAGAAATGAAAAGGGGGTGGTAGAGCTGAGAAGATACAAGAAGGATCATCCATTTGCACAACTATCCGGGTCAGATAATATAATTGCATTCACAACAAGAAGGTATCAGAATCAGCCTCTCATTGTTCGTGGACCAGGAGCTGGTGCACAAGTCACAGCTGGAGGAATATTCAGTGACATTTTACGACTAGCCTCCTATCTTGGTGCTCCATCTTAGATCTGTCAATTTTGCCAGCAAATGCATTCTTGTGGCATTGGTTTGTtgtgaataaataaataaataatggcTTTCATTTACTGATATTAAATGCCACAAATAAGGAAAATTACTATTTTATTAGAAAACTGATGTCTCTtagtattaaatatttatttatctgATGTCTTATTGGAGAAATCTTTATAAATCATGTACAAATTGTAAGTTAGCAAATGAACTTGCATGTGAATTGAGAACTCAATATCGTGTTTGTGTGTTATTAGAGGCTATGAAGGTTTACCACAAAGGAAATACAAATTAATGGATCCGGATTACCTGCGGTCAAATTTTTTTAAAGTCACTACAAACACATTGTTTGGCAGCCATCATATCGTGACTTGGATTTACAATGATAATGATAGTATGATCCACATGAAATTGGTTTATTAGAGAATACTGAGCGGAGAGTCAAAGAAGTCTTACATTGGCTAGTGTAcaagtatatatataataaagaacacacatCTATTGCTTTAAACCGGTTTTGTGGTGTGTGGAattcaaatttattatttctaacacCTATTAAGGGTGGGAATAGGCTGGACCCAAGTAAGCTTTGCGTAAATAGGCCTAACTTGTTTAAAAATTTTAAGGCCTGAGAGTCTGACCTGCGGCATGTTAAAGGCTTTTTTCGAGTCTGACCTGACCTTCCCGAAAGCCTAGTTTGGCCTGATAGCCTATTTAAAGACCCCGTATCACAACAAGAATTTTACGTTTGCTAACAAACTTATCTGTAAAGAAACTATCCAGCTTATAAGCTAATGagttaaattatactaaaataattttttcaacaatCAGACTTATAATATTATAAGCTACTAAGTAGAGATGAAACTAAACGAGATCATGTTGGTTTCTTAGAGTCGGAGAGTCAgtttaaaattactttatagTAAGGTATTTAAATACGTCATATATCTATTTCTATGTAGACTTATAACTTTAAATcattatataagtcaattttcttaaatatataaaaatgtcaataaatatataatataaagatattatgataaatttctaatatataaacattatcaatgctaaaatatatttatactaatcatatttaccTAAATAGGCTAGCCTATAAGACTTGTTGAATGACCTGAGCCTGACTTTTTTAACTAAATAAACTTTTCAAAAGCATAAGCCTTACTTACCTTTTTATCAGTTTGGCCTGACCTGGGCCTGTGAACTGTGATAGGCTAGGTCATAAGCCCCTACGAACGGCCTGAACTATTCTCACCCCTAACACCTATCATATCACCTATTATTTCTAACACACAtatcatttatttcttttttattctttctATTTTATCAAATATAAGGTGAAAAAGGTGTGTGCACGAATTATTATTCTATAAAAAATGCGAGAGGGTCACCGAAAATAATATACTGCAATCTCACATCCAGACATCCAGTGCATACTGGTTAAGGAATCAGCTACTGCCAGTTGTATTACTTTCCTTTCAAGGCTTCAAGTACATTGAGAAAAGCAAAAAGCTTTTTGGTTTCTGCCATCTCACAGACAGGAATTTTTTTGAATGTTTCACAAAAGATTTCAGATTAGGATTTGCATTTTGTAAATGTAATTAACACGTGGTCTTAGATCAAAGTTACGTTAGTAAACCAACGAGCTTGCGTTACGTGAACTTATATTACTCCTTCAATCCTAATTATAAGATTTCATTGAGATGATTATAATTAGGGTTCGCGCGCTTCTCCGGAGGGACCAGAAGGTGCTCATGGTTCAGATTCCTCAAGTAACCAACACTGCAGCGGATTTATTGGCTCATCAGGCTGTGAGGAATGGCTCGTCGTGTCGTACTTGGCACCTCTGCTCCTCCAACTTGATTCCCTTGCTGTTGCGAGATGAAGTAGAGtagttttgtttatgttttCCAATTCctcatgtaaccaaaaaatcTACTGAAAAAACATTGTGAAATTAAGTAATTAATATTTTAGTGCCAACAAGTGTAAAACAacgttattttattatttagtttgagaaaaaggaaaaatgttCCTTTGTTTGaatatcaaataaaaaagaaatatatattcTTGActgaatttaaattatttttctaaataTTAGTGGTAACGTGTGTTaccgttttttttttgttacaatgagGAGACATGCCCCAGAAACGAAAACACTAAGGCGGGGCGCTCCCATAGAAAGAGTGACTAAGGGGGTAATATCCCTATCAAGCAACAAATgacattcactttttttttttctagaataACATCCTCTTTCACAAAATAATAATTCACTAGTTTTTGGTATTTTTTGGTTACCTAAGAAAGAGAATTCATTCTTTTAGAATCACTTGTCTATTAatgtaaaaatatatttaagtttttttaatacaCACAAAATCTCTTACAAACCAATTGGCAATTACCACAAAGTCAATCATAACGGATTTGTTTTCATTGCCGTTTCTTCTATTCTCTTTGACCTTTCGTCCCCACACTATCCATTTGGAGGCAACACAAGATTAGAGCATCATCTCACTTGTCTATTCTCTATACCTCATGATAATAACAAACTAGATTCTCTACTATACTATAAGGTCAAATCATGGCATGTGAGGTTCGCAAATAGACCCCGCAGCATGTGCTTTCGTTACCAAGTACCTTTCAGCTTAGCATATACAGTTTGTAAAATACCGTAACATGCGCCAACTTTTATGCTAATCATCGATCATCAACTGAGATTAAGGTTAGGTCAGCCACCGCCACAACAAATAGTAATATATTCACGGACAGAAAGAAATAGCTAGGAAGTAGAAATCAGAATAATATAATGAATCattgatgaataaaaaagataTGAGATGTCACTCTATCATGCCCATGAAGGCGGTGCCAAAGAAGAGGATAAGAGGAGGATCAACgataataaaataaagataaaattaaATGATGCAAAAGAGACCCTCGACGCGTACTAAATTCCATAGTTAGCTTTGAATAAATTCCTGGAATAATGTAAAGCATCATTGGAGTTAATTGATGTCGGGACATGATGGTAACGGAAGTAAGCATTTGGAACGAACAAAATTTAGTAAGACAACTAATGCACCCCGGGTCCTTAATATTAATTTGGTTCATTTTATAAGGACCATACGAAAATCTGCACCatagtaatatatatattttttttataagcaccaTAGTAATATATAAACCAACCAAAAAACAAGTATATTGCTCTTTAAGTTCATTTAGTTATTAAAAAAATCCACATCCTTGGGACCTCATCAAAGTCCTATCTATATTGCTCtttgaatttatttatttgtgtagGAATTACGTTGTGCAATTTTCCACGTAAACAATGGGCTATCGTTTCATATAATtggagctttttttttttgaaacaaattgGAGCTGAGTTAGGACAGTTGTCATATCAATATTACGAAAGTCATAATATTAGCCAACACAAAACATTATCTAAAGTAGTATTACTATTATCTAAGTGTTTGTCCTTCAACATTTAGACAAAATAAATACAATTCCACACATGCAGTTTATACTTTTTCCCAATTAACAGCATGACACTTGAGCTGCTGGAAATGGAGAGTTGAGGAAGTTATcacattaattaaatattaaaaaagtgTCTGAAAGTGCATAACTAAATTTTTAATTAGACAACAGCACAAACAATGCTCAAAGGAATGTATGTATTTACACTATAATTTCCCCATCTAAGAACCCAACCATCCACTAAACCAATACACTAgctttaaaaaatcaataaatgaCATCAGACTTGTACAACAAGAAATTGCAAGAACACAAAAAatcatcatttaaaaaaaaaaaaattaacttgtgATACAATTAAACGTGGTCTCtattttatttggtttttaTTACCGGCAATCCAGTGAATCAAAGGAGTCTGAAAATCCTGAAGGTTTAGCAGGAATGCTAGATTGAGTTTGTGAGAAGGACATGTCATCAAACATTGTGGAAGTGCCTTCATTGGCTTGCCATCTTCTCAGAGCTTGAGGAAGGCTCATGTGAAGGTCAATgccatcaccttcttcttcttcatggctTGTAGGCTTCCATTGCTCTACCATAGGAACCAGGACATTCACTGCATGACCCATATCTGGCCTTTGGTATGGTTCCCGAGCAGTGCAATGGCCTGCTAGCTCAGCCACTTTGTATATGCTCTCCATGGTTTCTTCATCCGGGTTCAGTGTTTGATCAATTGCCTTAGGGATGTTCTCCTTGTTAACTAGCACCCTTCGGAACCATGAAACCAGGTGTGACCTTTCATCAGGCACAGTATCATCCAATGCCTTTCTACCAGTGATTAGTTCCATCAGAACTACTCCGAATGCGTAAACATCTACTTTGGTTGTCACTCTTCCCGTAGCTGGCAAGAAACAAGATTACATTAATTATAAGTCAAGGAATAGGCTAGCACAAAAGCAAATGCAACCTATCACATTTGATGCCAAAATAATCTGGCTCAGCTAAACCTATTTAGTtctacagaaaaaaaaatattcaggtCATGAAAGAGCAAAATTTCAGGGCAtgattttaaaaatgaaaaaatgtaTGCTAGTGGGAATGTCGAAGTCACTGCATGATTGTAACAAAAGACAAGTCAGGGCACAAGGGAATCAACATCAATCAGCAACAAAATACAGGAACTATTCTAAATCTTCCAAATTAGTCCTCTTAATTACTAAATAATGAAAGTACTAAATACTTCTTAAGTTCCTAAGATATTAAATGTATGCTGATATATATTACTGCCTATTGATAGATGATACCTAATGGTAGATGGTGGTAATTTTTCAAGCTAGCCCCTTTATCATCTAGCTTTATTTGTAAGGGTTGAAGCACCCTTTTTGCTTCCTATAATTCaattttggcttatcaaaaaagaAAATGCATATAGGTTGTCTTAAATACTTTCTTTATATAAGATATAGCAAAATCTCACACAGTAATCCAAGATTTAAAGCAACCAGAAATCAAAAAGGACAATTGACCGCATTAACTTGTAGTCTATCAATAAATGGCAAAACTCATTATGTTCCATGAAACAATCCACCATGGAGATTTATAAGGAAACGACAAATTTTGCAGGAAAAATAACAATGCATAACTAACTGCAACAGAAGAATAGAAAACAACACAGCTAGTTCAAAAACAGATAGGAATCGGAACCAATTATATTAAGGTGCAATGCAATAAGGAAATAGATAAGAGCTTTAAAATTAAGACAAGTTTATGATCAAAGGCTTTCAATACCTGCATATTCAGGTGCCAGATATCCAAATGTTCCAGCTAAACGTGTCTCGACCGAATACTTTCCATCAGGTGCATTTTTAACCAACCCAAAATCTGCAACCTTTGCTCTCATGTCATCACCCAATAGGATGTTTGAGGGCTTCAAGTCCCTGTGAATGAAGCTCTGCTGAGCTAAGCTGTGCAAGTATTCCACTCCCCTTGCAACATCCAAAGCTATTGCTACCCTTTGCTTCCAAGTCAAAGGAGCACAGCCATTTTCACCCCAATCAAACAGATGTTGTGTTAAAGTCCCTTGTGGCATGTACTCATACACCAAAAGCCTTTCATTGCCATTCACGCAGTATCCTAACAGAGCAACCAAATGTCTATGCCTAACTTTAGTCAGCACCGCAATCTCTGCTTGGAACTCATTCATTCCCTTACTTCCCATTGGACCAGATTCCATCCTCTTCACAGCAATTTGAGTTCCGTCATGCAATTCCCCTTTATAAACAACTCCAAATCCTCCCCTCCCTAAAATGTTATCTTGGCTGAAATTATCGGTAACTTGCCGGAGAACTTGGATTGAAATAGTAACATTTCCACCCTCAAAAAATTGACGGTCACTAGGCTCACTGGCCTGGCTCTGTAACTCACTCGCAACCCCACCTCCGCCATATCCATTGGAATTCGAGACACTCACCATATCAATTTTCACGTTGCCTTTTCCATTTTCAAGATTATCAACCCTACCGAATTTCCCATGCCGGTTTCTGGCATAACACTTACAAAACACAAACAACACAACCGCAACAAAGAACACTGCAATAATGGCAATACCCGCGATCCACGCCGGTGAGAGGGAAGACCCACTTGCCTTTCCAGACCGACTTCCACTTGGTGCATCAGCGGAGGGAGTGGTTCCACCGCctgcaccaccaccactgcctccaGAACTCCTAAGCAAAACATTCCCTGCATAATTGAACTTCACCTTGTCACCCGGGAACTCGGGAATCTCTCCAGAGAGATTGTTATCAGACACATCCAGAACCTCGAGCTGAGCTAAACCCGTCAAGCTTCCAGGTATGGAGCCACTCAAATTGTTACCACCAAGATACAATTTCCTCAGATCAGTTAACTTGGCAAATGCAGGTGAAATAATCCCTGTCAAGTTCTGCTTCTCCAAATTCACCGTAACAATCTTCCCCCCAGCACACACCACAAAGCTCCAATCCTTACAAGGATCATTCCCACCCCATGAACTCGCCAACCGATACGGATACCCAAAACCCGCAGCAACATCAAGCAAAGTCGTAACCCGTGGGTCACAAGGTCCAGGACTAGATTGACAGAAGCTGTTAATCCCATCAAGAGTGTTCTTCACTCCTTTCCCAAACGAAGGAAAAGGACCCTGAAGCTTGTTGTTATCCAACGAAACATTCTTCAAGCTAGCAAGACCCATCAACGAAGACGGAACCACACCTGTCAGCTTGTTATCCCGGAGCTGCAGATCAAACAAACCAGTGCAGTTCGTGAGATCAGGAATCGCACCAGTGAACTGATTCTTCTGTAGCCACACCTGAGTCAAATGGGTCATTGAACCAAGCACGTCAATCGAACCAGTAAACCCAAACCCATCGTTCTGGTTGTTGAGCCACACGAACTGAACCCCGGATCCGGATAACGATTGCGGCAACTCGCCGGTGAGGTTGTTGTAGGAGAGGCGGAGACTCTGCAAGCTGACCAAGGAGCTGAAAATGTCCGGTAACGAACCAACGAGGTTGGCATTTCCGAGATCCAGTTCAACGAGGTTGGTGGACTGAGTCAACTCAGCAGGAATCGTCCATGGCTTGAGGTTGATGTTGTCGGTCATGCTGAGCTGCTGCAAGCTCGTGAGACCGAAGAAGCAACCATCAGGGACGGAGGTGAAGTTGTTGGTGTCGAGGTAAACAGTTTTGAGGAGTGTGAGGTTGGCGAGTGAGGGAAACGCGCCGGTGAGGAGATTGTTTCTGAGAGAGAGCGTGTTGAGCTGAGTGAGCGAGTTCAGATCGGTAGGGAGTGTTCCGGTGAGTGAGTTGGAGCGGAGGTCGATGACGGTGACGCGGCCGGAGTCGCATTTCACGCCGGACCAGTCGCAGAATGAGCTCGACGACGACCACCCTGAGGGAGTTGGAGTCAGCGCTTTTGCAAGGTTTGACATGAACGCGCCGTCGTCTGCGGTGGTGGTGGGGGAGAGGAGAGAGAACCATAGGAGGagggtagagagagaaagtagggTTTTCATTTAGATTTGGGGGAATGAGGAACACAGTTACACAACACAACAGAACACAGAGAGAGTTTGTTAGAGAAGTGAatgaatgaagaaagaatggaaagaagaagaagaagacaggGTTTGGTTGACAACAAAACTAAGCTAACTCCATGTGGCAGTTATGgtcttttttttgtctttttgattttttaaaatggGTTGTTAAATGAGGTGCATGCTCTAGTACCCAAAATTTTAAATGAGTGTATGTATAGGAGTGATTTGTACCAATAATATGAAGACACCTTAGATACATTTATTTTGTGTTCTAATATATCCTTAATCTTTAACTAATTATGTAAAGACCCCAGTTTTTTCTGTAATGACGTGCTTCTTTTAATTTCAATCACTAAGTGTTGTTCATCTTCATATTCTCCTTAATTGTatcaaaaatatcttcatatTCTCCAGAACTCTTTACAAGAACCACAACACACAAGTCTCActcgttttcaatttttcaatcttcttcatcttcttctttcttccaaacCTAAAACAGAACAGAACTGAGAAACCCTTCACACTAAAATCCCATAAACCAGAATCTATGAAAACCCAAAAGCCCCTTCAACCATTCAAACCCTAAAACCCACCCTTCAGAACCAAAATCAGCAGGAAATAAGACACAAAGAAAGACGGAACAAG contains:
- the LOC130722500 gene encoding receptor-like kinase TMK4; its protein translation is MKTLLSLSTLLLWFSLLSPTTTADDGAFMSNLAKALTPTPSGWSSSSSFCDWSGVKCDSGRVTVIDLRSNSLTGTLPTDLNSLTQLNTLSLRNNLLTGAFPSLANLTLLKTVYLDTNNFTSVPDGCFFGLTSLQQLSMTDNINLKPWTIPAELTQSTNLVELDLGNANLVGSLPDIFSSLVSLQSLRLSYNNLTGELPQSLSGSGVQFVWLNNQNDGFGFTGSIDVLGSMTHLTQVWLQKNQFTGAIPDLTNCTGLFDLQLRDNKLTGVVPSSLMGLASLKNVSLDNNKLQGPFPSFGKGVKNTLDGINSFCQSSPGPCDPRVTTLLDVAAGFGYPYRLASSWGGNDPCKDWSFVVCAGGKIVTVNLEKQNLTGIISPAFAKLTDLRKLYLGGNNLSGSIPGSLTGLAQLEVLDVSDNNLSGEIPEFPGDKVKFNYAGNVLLRSSGGSGGGAGGGTTPSADAPSGSRSGKASGSSLSPAWIAGIAIIAVFFVAVVLFVFCKCYARNRHGKFGRVDNLENGKGNVKIDMVSVSNSNGYGGGGVASELQSQASEPSDRQFFEGGNVTISIQVLRQVTDNFSQDNILGRGGFGVVYKGELHDGTQIAVKRMESGPMGSKGMNEFQAEIAVLTKVRHRHLVALLGYCVNGNERLLVYEYMPQGTLTQHLFDWGENGCAPLTWKQRVAIALDVARGVEYLHSLAQQSFIHRDLKPSNILLGDDMRAKVADFGLVKNAPDGKYSVETRLAGTFGYLAPEYAATGRVTTKVDVYAFGVVLMELITGRKALDDTVPDERSHLVSWFRRVLVNKENIPKAIDQTLNPDEETMESIYKVAELAGHCTAREPYQRPDMGHAVNVLVPMVEQWKPTSHEEEEGDGIDLHMSLPQALRRWQANEGTSTMFDDMSFSQTQSSIPAKPSGFSDSFDSLDCR